From Pseudomonas sp. LS1212, the proteins below share one genomic window:
- a CDS encoding amino acid synthesis family protein yields the protein MSFEIRKIVSYVEETFIEGGKAADKPVTMVGLAVVIKNPWIGGFVEDLKPQIRENCSGLGALMVERLVGIIGGAEKIEAYGKAAVVGADGEIEHASAVIHTLRFGNHYREAVKAKSYLSFTNKRGGPGTSIQIPMMHKDDEGLRSHYITLEMQIEDAPRADEIVVVLGCADGGRLHPRIGNRYIDLEELAAEKAQQQ from the coding sequence ATGAGTTTCGAAATTCGCAAAATCGTCAGCTATGTCGAAGAAACCTTCATCGAGGGCGGCAAGGCCGCCGACAAGCCCGTGACCATGGTTGGCCTGGCCGTCGTGATCAAGAACCCATGGATAGGCGGCTTCGTCGAAGACCTCAAGCCGCAAATCCGTGAAAACTGCTCAGGCCTGGGTGCCCTGATGGTCGAGCGTCTGGTCGGCATCATCGGCGGCGCCGAGAAGATCGAAGCCTATGGCAAGGCCGCCGTGGTCGGTGCCGATGGCGAGATCGAGCACGCCTCGGCGGTGATCCATACCCTGCGCTTCGGCAACCACTACCGCGAAGCGGTCAAGGCCAAGAGCTACCTGAGCTTTACCAACAAGCGCGGCGGTCCTGGCACCTCGATCCAGATCCCGATGATGCACAAGGATGACGAAGGCCTGCGCTCGCACTACATCACCCTGGAAATGCAGATCGAAGACGCGCCGCGTGCCGACGAAATCGTCGTCGTGCTGGGTTGCGCCGACGGTGGCCGCCTGCACCCGCGCATCGGCAACCGTTACATCGACCTGGAAGAACTGGCTGCAGAAAAAGCCCAACAACAATAA
- a CDS encoding GntR family transcriptional regulator, translating into MIQPTALQVKVASEILTAIQSGELAPGSHLKEVELAERFGVSRSPVRGALAYLASQDLIEPLPAQGYGVRAQPVSAEQAKVSLPVGEDEDLYQRLIDDRLAQALPDQVMESDLLRRYGVGKAVLRRCLLRLSDEGVMQRKHGHGWMFLPTLSSPAKRFESYRFRMLLEPAGLLEPTYHLPKERLQRCRERQLALLEGTPDSLSFFEANAEFHELLASASGNSFILQTVQQQNRLRRLTEFHTVSNIERVRTSCREHLEILDALEQGDREWASTLLYRHLKVASGLNEIRKKS; encoded by the coding sequence ATGATTCAACCCACTGCGCTACAGGTTAAAGTCGCCAGCGAGATCCTCACGGCAATCCAGTCCGGCGAGTTGGCCCCTGGCAGCCATCTCAAGGAAGTCGAACTGGCCGAGCGTTTCGGCGTGTCCCGTTCTCCGGTGCGTGGCGCACTGGCTTACCTGGCTTCGCAAGACTTGATCGAACCCCTGCCGGCACAGGGCTACGGGGTGCGCGCCCAGCCGGTCAGCGCCGAACAGGCCAAGGTCAGCCTGCCGGTAGGTGAAGATGAAGACTTGTATCAGCGCCTGATCGATGATCGGCTTGCCCAGGCGTTGCCCGACCAGGTCATGGAAAGTGATCTGCTGCGGCGCTATGGGGTTGGCAAGGCGGTGTTGCGCCGTTGCTTGCTGCGCCTGTCCGACGAAGGAGTGATGCAGCGCAAGCATGGCCACGGCTGGATGTTCCTGCCGACCTTGAGCTCACCGGCCAAGCGTTTCGAGAGTTACCGCTTTCGTATGCTGCTGGAGCCCGCCGGGCTGCTTGAGCCGACTTATCACCTGCCAAAGGAACGCTTGCAGCGTTGCCGTGAGCGTCAACTGGCGCTGCTCGAGGGAACGCCGGACAGCCTCAGCTTCTTCGAGGCCAACGCCGAGTTCCATGAGTTGCTGGCCAGCGCCTCGGGCAACTCGTTCATCCTGCAGACCGTACAACAGCAGAACCGGCTGCGCCGCCTTACGGAATTTCATACGGTGTCGAATATCGAACGGGTGCGCACCTCCTGCCGCGAGCACCTGGAGATACTCGATGCGCTGGAGCAGGGCGATCGGGAATGGGCGTCGACCTTGCTCTACCGGCACCTGAAGGTGGCCAGCGGTCTCAACGAGATCCGCAAGAAGAGCTGA
- a CDS encoding response regulator has protein sequence MSDSIILVVEDDAIVRMLIVDVLEELAFTVLEADGSDSALRIIEDQGQAIDLMMTDVGLPGMDGMALATRAREIRPRLPVLFASGYAENIEVPQGMHVIGKPFSIDQLRDKVKSILVP, from the coding sequence ATGTCCGACAGCATCATACTCGTCGTCGAAGACGACGCCATTGTGCGCATGCTGATAGTCGACGTGCTTGAGGAGCTTGCGTTCACAGTACTGGAAGCTGACGGCAGTGATTCAGCGCTGAGAATAATCGAGGACCAGGGCCAGGCCATCGATCTGATGATGACGGACGTTGGCCTGCCTGGAATGGATGGCATGGCGTTGGCCACCAGAGCTCGGGAAATTCGTCCACGTCTGCCGGTGCTCTTTGCCAGTGGCTATGCTGAAAATATCGAGGTGCCGCAGGGCATGCACGTGATCGGCAAGCCCTTCTCGATCGACCAGCTGCGCGACAAGGTCAAATCGATATTGGTACCCTGA